CCTGCCTGCGCGCGCCGCTGCAGCACCCGCTGCGGCCGCGGCGCGCGGTGCCGGCGGGGCATCCCGCCATCCACGTGGAGGGTGCGCACCTGCACAACCTGCGCGACATCGCGGTGCGCATTCCGCTCGCACGCCTGACCGTGGTGACCGGCGTGTCCGGCTCCGGCAAGTCCTCGCTCGCCCGCGACGTGATCCACGCCAACCTGCGCGGCCTGCTCGGCGATCCGGACGCGGTGCGCGCACGCCGGCGCGGTCAGGCGCAGCCGGCGGAAAGCGCACACGCGCTGGCCGGCTGCCGCAGCATCAGCGGCTGGCAGCAGGTCGGCCGGGTGCTGGAGGTCGACCAGACCCCGATCGGCAAGACGCCGCGTTCCTGCCCCGCTACCTACGTCGGTTTCTGGGATGCGATCCGCAAGCTCTTCGCCGACACCTTCGATGCCCGCACCCACGGCTGGAACGCCTCGCGCTTCTCCTTCAACACCGGTGCGGGACGCTGCCCGGTATGCGATGGCGCCGGCCAGACCACGGTGGAGATGAACTTCCTGCCCGACGTGAAGACGCCGTGCGAAGCCTGCGGCGGCGCCCGCTTCAATCCGGAAACCCTGTCGGTGCGCTGGCGCGGCAAGACCGTGGCCGAGGTCCTGGCGATGCCGGTGGACGAAGCGGTGGCGTTCTTCGCCGCCCACCCCGCGATCGCGCATCCGCTGCAGCTGCTGCAGGATGTCGGCCTGGGCTACCTCACGCTCGGCCAGCCCAGCCCAACGTTGTCCGGCGGCGAGGCGCAGCGCATCAAGCTGGTCACCGAACTGGCCAAGGTCAGGAAGCGTCCGGGCGATGCCGACGACACCGGCGGCCTGCCCTTGCCGGCGGACAAGCACAGCCTCTACGTGCTCGACGAACCCACCGTCGGCCTGCACATGGCCGACGTCGACAAGCTGATCCGCGTGCTGCACCGCCTGACCGACGCCGGCCACACGGTGCTCGTCATCGAACACGACCTCGACGTGATGGCCGAGGCCGACTGGCTGATCGACCTCGGTCCCGAAGGCGGCGACGGCGGCGGTGCGGTGGTGGCCGAGGGTCCGCCCGAGGTCGCCATCGCCACCGCCGCGTCGCACACCGGCCGCCATCTGCGCGAATTCCTCGCCAGCCGCGCGGCGGCTGCGGAACCTAACCCGGCCTAGGCCGGTCTGTGCTGCGTTTTGCCTTTGTCCGACTGGAATGCATCAATGAACAAGAAGCTGATCCGGGTGTGGGACCTGCCCACCCGTCTGTTCCACTGGCTGCTGCTCGCGCTCGTAGTGGCTGCCTTCGTCACCGGGATGATCGGCGGCAACTTCATCGTCTGGCACGGCTGGCTGGGCATCGCCATCTCCGGCCTGCTGGCCTTCCGCCTGACCTGGGGGCTGGTCGGTTCCACCTATGCGCGTTTCGCGCACTTCGTGCCCGGCCCGCAGCGCATCCTCGCCTATCTGCGCGGCCACTGGCGCGGCGTCGGCCACAATCCGCTCGGTGCGCTGTCGGTGCTGGCGCTGCTCGGCGTGCTCGCGTTCCAGGTGGGCAGCGGGCTGGTCGCCAACGACGACATCGCCTTCAGCGGCCCGCTTGCGCCGCTGGTGTCCGAGGAGGTCGGGGCCTGGCTTACCGGCCTGCATCGCCAGAACATGTGGGTGATCCTTGCGCTGGTCGGCCTGCACGTCGGCGCCATCGTGTTCTATGTGCGCGCGAAGAAGGACAACCTGGTCACGCCGATGATCACCGGGATGAAGGAAGTCGCCGACGGCGGCGTCAAGTCGGCCGAAGGCGGCGGGGTGATTCCCTTCGTGATCGCGCTGGCGGTGGCCGCAGCGGTGGTCTGGGTTACCGCGGGTGGGCTGGTGCCGCCTCCGCCGCCGCCCGCCCCGGCGGAGGCCGCGCCGGCCTGGTGAGCGTCCAACCATAAAAAAAGCGCCGGGGGATGCCCGGCGCTTCTTGTTTGTGACCGCGGACTTACTCTTCGCGGTACTGGTCGTGACAGGCCTTGCAGGTCTTGCCCACTTCGCCGAACGCGACCTTCACCGCGGCGGCGTCGCCGTCGGCGGCCACCTTGGCGAGGTTGTTGGCGGCCTTGTTGAAGTCCACTGCGACCTTGGTCACGCCTTCCTTGTCGGTGAACATCGCCGGCTTGACCCGCGTGGTCTGGCCGCCGACGGCCTTCTCGGTGCCCGGCCCGTACAGCGCGCCCATGCCGGAGTTGGCGATGCCGGCGATCGCATTGGCGGCGGCGGCGACCTGATCCTTGTTGTAGCTGCCTTCCAGGTTGGCCTTGATCTTGCCCATGTTCCAGCTCATGTAGCTGTAGCCCGCCTTGCGGTACTTGATCTGGTCTTCCGGCTTGACCTGCGCGGAAGCGGCGCTGGCGAGCGCGAAGGCGGCCATGCCGAACGCGATGCGGGCGATGATTTTCTTCATGTTTTCCTCGTTGTCGTTGAAGTCTGGGGCTGCAGCCGGCCGCGCCCG
Above is a window of Azoarcus olearius DNA encoding:
- a CDS encoding cytochrome b/b6 domain-containing protein; its protein translation is MNKKLIRVWDLPTRLFHWLLLALVVAAFVTGMIGGNFIVWHGWLGIAISGLLAFRLTWGLVGSTYARFAHFVPGPQRILAYLRGHWRGVGHNPLGALSVLALLGVLAFQVGSGLVANDDIAFSGPLAPLVSEEVGAWLTGLHRQNMWVILALVGLHVGAIVFYVRAKKDNLVTPMITGMKEVADGGVKSAEGGGVIPFVIALAVAAAVVWVTAGGLVPPPPPPAPAEAAPAW
- a CDS encoding c-type cytochrome yields the protein MKKIIARIAFGMAAFALASAASAQVKPEDQIKYRKAGYSYMSWNMGKIKANLEGSYNKDQVAAAANAIAGIANSGMGALYGPGTEKAVGGQTTRVKPAMFTDKEGVTKVAVDFNKAANNLAKVAADGDAAAVKVAFGEVGKTCKACHDQYREE